One Melospiza georgiana isolate bMelGeo1 chromosome 12, bMelGeo1.pri, whole genome shotgun sequence genomic window carries:
- the YIPF6 gene encoding protein YIPF6, with amino-acid sequence MAAAEGSGAGGTLFPGLADVSISQDIPVEGEITVPVGSHSPDEDYSTLDEPVKDTIMRDLKAVGKKFVHVMYPRKSSALLRDWDLWGPLVLCVSLALMLQGGSADSKDDGGPQFAEVFVIIWFGAVVITLNSKLLGGTISFFQSLCVLGYCVMPLTVAMLVCRLVLLAGAGTVSFIIRLIVVGAMFAWSTLASTAFLADSQPPNRKALVVYPIFLFYFVISWMILTFTPQ; translated from the exons atggcggcggcggaggggagcggggccggggggacCCTG TTCCCAGGTCTGGCAGATGTGTCCATATCCCAGGACATTCCAGTGGAAGGGGAGATCACTGTCCCTGTGGGATCTCACTCTCCTGATGAGGATTACTCCACGCTGGATGAGCCAGTCAAGGACACAATT aTGAGGGACCTGAAGGCTGTTGGGAAGAAGTTTGTCCATGTCATGTATCCCCGGAAGAGCAGTGCCCTCCTCAGGGACT gggaTCTGTGGGGCCCATTGGTGCTGTGTGTCTCCCTGGCTCT GATGCTGCAGGGTGGCTCTGCAGACAGCAAGGATGATGGAGGGCCCCAGTTTGCCGAGGTCTTTGTCATCATCTGGTTCGGGGCCGTCGTCATCACGCTCAACTCGAAGCTCCTGGGAGGCACCAT ctccttCTTCCAgagcctgtgtgtgctggggtACTGTGTGATGCCTCTGACCGTGGCCATGCTGGTGtgcaggctggtgctgctggcggGCGCGGGCACCGTCAGCTTCATCATCCGCCTCATCGTGGTGGGGGCCATGTTCGCCTGGTCCACCCTGG CATCCACGGCGTTCCTGGCAGACAGCCAGCCCCCCAACCGCAAGGCCCTGGTCGTGTACCCCATCTTCCTCTTCTACTTCGTCATCAGCTGGATGATCCTGACCTTCACCCCGCAGTGA